From Candidatus Cloacimonadota bacterium, one genomic window encodes:
- a CDS encoding GNAT family N-acetyltransferase, translating to MFNISECTVRLALPQDKTGLIDISRHIWGGTDYLPQIVDRWIAEPWFYVCEYRGKVIACLKLSKLPDNVLWFEGLRVHKDFQGKGVAKLMNSEMMLLAKRLRAHDPLLRFEFCTYYKNIGSMALTSKLGSVQVEAFYSLTKCGVHRTAKPEFIKDIDESIFNYYPNYLPLNWQVVHSKQESLEYISQNAVVFQTPHSRYLMGRIGDPCITFLQPPTEYLKEDLPYFQYFFGARKHISVILNSGFKSYLPFMYRHKFFFWGETSEEALNMLVFTLP from the coding sequence ATGTTCAATATTTCAGAATGCACTGTTCGTTTGGCCCTGCCGCAGGATAAAACCGGGCTGATTGATATCTCCAGGCACATCTGGGGAGGAACTGACTATCTGCCGCAGATTGTGGATCGCTGGATAGCCGAACCATGGTTCTATGTGTGTGAATACCGCGGTAAGGTCATCGCCTGCCTGAAGCTGAGCAAGCTTCCGGATAATGTATTGTGGTTCGAGGGCTTGCGAGTACACAAAGACTTTCAGGGCAAGGGTGTAGCAAAGCTGATGAACAGCGAAATGATGCTTTTAGCAAAGCGTCTGAGAGCGCATGATCCCCTGCTCAGGTTCGAATTCTGCACATACTACAAGAATATCGGAAGCATGGCGCTCACTTCAAAACTGGGTTCGGTGCAAGTGGAAGCTTTTTACTCCCTGACAAAATGCGGTGTGCATCGAACTGCAAAGCCCGAATTCATCAAGGATATCGATGAATCCATCTTTAATTACTATCCAAATTACCTGCCTCTGAATTGGCAGGTTGTACATAGCAAACAAGAGAGCCTGGAGTATATCTCGCAGAATGCGGTGGTGTTTCAGACTCCTCATTCCCGCTATTTGATGGGAAGAATAGGCGACCCCTGCATCACTTTTCTGCAGCCTCCCACAGAGTATTTGAAAGAGGATCTGCCCTATTTCCAGTATTTCTTTGGCGCACGCAAGCACATCAGCGTAATCTTGAACTCAGGTTTTAAAAGCTATCTTCCCTTTATGTACCGCCATAAATTCTTTTTCTGGGGTGAAACCTCTGAAGAAGCGCTGAATATGCTGGTATTCACCTTGCCATAA